DNA from Elusimicrobiota bacterium:
TGCGCGGTCACGATGAAGCCCACCGGGTAGTCGGGAGTATAGAGAGTGGACGCGACCAGGTGCGAGTAGACCGCCAGGATCGGGCTGTCCTTTTCACCGTAGTAGGGAGAGAACCAGCGGTTCCAGACCTCCCGGGCGATGCCGAGCACGGCCTGCTTGAACTCGGCCGGCGCGGCCCGAGGATGCGCGTAGAGCCACTGCCAGCTCCGGATGTCGACCAAAGCGACCCCAGCCAGCTGCCGAGAGTCCGAGAACCGGTCCAAAGCCTTCAGGGAGTCGTCGTCCGGGGCATAGCCCAGGATCTCCATCTGCTTGGCCTGCATGATGAAGGCGAAGCCCTCGCTGAAGGCCTCGCTGGGCGTTCCCCGAAGCAGGTAATGGTCCATCCCGTACAGGGAGAAGACATGCTCCACGCAGTGGCCCAGCTCGTGCATGGCGGTGCGCAGGTTGTGGGAGTTGAGGCCGTTCTCGACGCCCTGGGCGTAGAGGTGGGCCTTCTCGCCCCGCATCAGGGGCTCCATGGAGCGTCCGCTGCCGCGGGATGACTCCACCACGATATGATCGGCCAGGAAGCGGGCCGTCTCCGGCGCGAAGCCGACCACGGTAAGTATGCGGGGCAGGTCGTCCTGGAACGCCTGCGCGGCAGGATATCTCTGCCGCAGGGTCCGGTCCAGCTCCTCCATGGGATGCGACGTGATGCTCCGGAAGCCGTTGTACCAGATGTCGAAAGGGAGCAGTTCCCGCCCCAGGCGCTTGCGGATGAGGGCGGCGAGCGGGGCCTCCTGGTCGGAGTCGAGGATGGCCTCGATGAGCCCCTGCGCCTGGGTCAGCTTCATGCCGCGCCCGAGCTCGAAGCTGCGGTCGAGATAGGTCGGCAGATCGGGGTAGTACCGGTCCTCCCCGCGATTGGCCCGGAACACGTCGAGCCACTCGGCGTATCTCCGGTCGGGCTCGCGCTCCGCGGGCTTGCCGTCGATGGTGTTGGCCAGCGGGTCCCAGCGCGAGGGCCGGGCGATGGCGGCGGCCGGGATCTCCTGGGTGACGATGCGCTCCATCACGGCGTAAAGCAGCTTCTGTTTGCCCAGATTGGCCGCCGGGTCGGAGTACAGCGCCTTGAGCTTGTCCCGCAGACCCCAATGGGACACCAGGAATTCGCCATCGGAGAACACCGGCGCCTGGCCGCCCGCGGTCAGGCTGCCCGTGAAGACCTTATAATCGGCGATGTAGGCGTCCGCCTCCGCCTTCGCGGCGGCGGTCTTCTGCAGGGCCGCACCCGGCACCCGATGCGCCACCAGCCCGAGCAGCCGGTACTGCGCCCAATCGCGGCGCGTCCAGGAGCCGCCCTCCTTGAGCGCCTCGGCCAAGGTCCTCTTCTTGAAATTGAGCAGGATCGTGAAGGCGAGCTTGCTCTGGAACAGATCGTCGGCCAGGTGCGCCTCCGGGCTGTAGCCGCCGAAGAGCCTGTCCACCGCGAGCAGGGGGCCGGTGTCCGTGTCGGCCTCCCGGTGCACATCCACCGACATCGCCCGGAAATGGCCGAGGACAGCCTCCAGCTTGCTCTCGAAGCGGGCGAAGGTGCCGTCGAGCGGCTGGCCGGAGACGAAGTTCCCGAGGCAGAACCGCTCGAAGTCCCGCGCCGTCCCGTCGGCGTCCGTCCACAGCGTGGCCGCCTGCCGCACCCCGGCCTGCGCGCGCTCCCGCTCCGCCGGGGGGGAAGCCCGCTGCAGCTTGGCGATCACCGCCCGGATCTCGCCCTCGGCGAGCCCGCCCCGCGCGGGTGCCGGGGCCGCCAGCATGAATAGAGCCACCATGATCCAGAAAATCCTCATCCTCGATCTCCTTGCGTCCCCGGGCGGCATGGTGAGGATTATGCCGCTTGCGGGCAGAGGGCGTCAAGAATCCTCTGGCGGCGGTCTGGCCAATCCGCGGCAAATCCGCGGCATTGACAGCCGCGGTCGGATAGGCTAGGCTGGGGGCATGCGGCGGGAGGTTTGAATGGCATCCATCATGGCTCTTTTCGCGTTCGCCGGCGTCTGCTTTTTCAGCGGGCCGAGCTTCGCCGCCGAGACCGCCGCGGAATATCAGTATCAGGAGACCAAGGACGTCGTGGCCCTGGTCGAGGACGCCGCCAGCCTGGTCGAAGCCAAAGGCGAGGCCGCTTTCCTTGAGTTCAAGAAAGCGGAGAGCCGGTGGAGGCACGGGAGCCTCTATGTCTTCGTCATGGACACGGACGGGCTCATGGTCGAGCATCCCGACCCCGCGCTGGAGGGCAAGGAGCAGCTGGGACTCATGGACCTGAACGGCCGGCCTATCTTCAAGGGCCTCATGGCGGCGGCCGCAGACAAGCGGCGTGATGGCGGGTGGTTCCATTATCAATGGCCTGAGCCCGGAAAATCCTTCCCGGACTGGAAGTCGACTTTCGCCAAGCTGGCGGCCGCCCCCTCCGGCAAGAGCTACCTGATCGCCTGCGGGGCCTACGGCATGAAGATGGAGCGGGCGTTCGTGATCGACAAGGTCGCAGACGCGGCCGCGCAGATCGAACGGGACGGGAAGGCGGCGTTCGACCGGCTCCGGTCCACCGCCGGGGAATTCCGCTTCAAGGACACCTATGTGTTCGTCTTCGCTCCGGACGGGACGGAGCTCGTCAATCCCGGGTTCCGGAACCTGGAAGGCCGGAACCTGCTCGAGCTCAAGGACACGCAAGGCCAGCGCCCGATCCGGGACATGATCGACCTGGCCAAGGGCCGCGGCTCCGGCTGGGTGGACTACATGTGGCCCAAGCCCGGAGACTACATCCCCGCCCAGAAGTCGTCGTACGTCCGCAAAGCCAGGCTGGGCGACGGCTGGGTCGTGGTCGGCTGCGGGGTCTATCTGGAAGGAGCGGCCAAAGCGCCGGCGCCGGCTCCCAGCGCCGACGCCCGGCGGATCATCCGCCTGGTCCAGGACGCCGCCGCGCTCCTGAAGGAAAAAGGCGAGAGCGCCTTCCCGGGATTCCGGAAGAAGGGGAGCCGCTGGTTCGACGGCGACACCTACCTGTTCGTCTGGGACATGGCGGGGAAAAGGATCTTCCACGCGGCCGATCCGAGCTCCGAGGGCCAGGATGTCCATGACCTCAAAGACGTCCAGGGCCGGCCGATCGGCAGGATGTTCCTCGACACGGCCGCGGGAGCGCCCGGGGAAGGCTGGGTCCACTATCTCTATCCCAAGCCCGGCGACATCTTCCCGACCTGGAAGAGCACCTTCATCAAGCGGGTGACTTTCCCGTCGGGCCGGGACCACATCGTGGGCTGCGGGGTCTACAACATGCGCATCGAGGAGGAGTTCCTCTCCGGCGCGGTCGACGCCGCCGCCGCGCTGATCGAAAAACAGGGGCGGGACGCCTTCCCGGCGCTCCGCGACAAGAACGGACCGTTCATCTTCCTGGACACGTACGTGTTCGTGGTCGCCGCGGACGGGACCGAGCTGGTCGTCCCCGCCTTCCCCGGCCTGGAGGGCAAGAACATGATGGATTTCAAGGATGCCGCCGGGAAATACGCGGTGCGCGAATTCATCCAGGCCGCGCTCGCCAAGGGCACGGCCTGGGTCGATTACATGTGGCCCAAGCCCGGGGAGACCGCGCCTTCCCGGAAGCACACCTACGTCAGGAAAGCGGCGCACGGCGCGGAGACCTTCATCGTGGGCGCCGGCGCATATCCGTTCTAGCCGGCGCGCGGCCGCCCGGCGGGCCCTCCAGAATGGTATCATCGCCTCCGTGGCCAAAAAGCAGCCATTGAGCCGGCTCGCGCAGATCAGAGAATGCCTCCTTTCCCTCAGAGGAGAGTGTGACGACGACATACAGAAGGTGACGGAGCTGTGCGGCCGGCTCATGGGCGGCGACTCCGCGTTCTACAACCGCCTCGAAGGCCCGCTCCTGCGCACCTGCGCCAAGTGGCAGGCTCCGCCCGACCTTCCGGCCACGAGCCCCGCCGAAGGGCATATCTGCTGCGAAGTCATCCGGAAGGGCGGCGCCGAGCCCTGGGTCATCCGCAACCTGGACCAAGGACCCTTTGCCAAGGACCCCAATGTGTCCCGCTACGGGCTCAAGACCTACATGGGCCATCCGGTCATGTACGGCGGCAACGGGATCGGCTCCTTATGCGTCGTGTTCCAGCGCGACCACGAACCATCCGCCGAGGACCTCGAGCTCTTCGGCATCCTGGCCGCGGCCTTGGGGGCCGCGGAAAGGTGGAGAGTGACCCTGGAGGGACTGCAGGAGGCCAAGGGGTTCCTGGATTCCATCGTGGAGAACGTCCCGGACATGATCTTCGTCAAGGACGCCCAGGACCTGCGCTTCGTGCTCTTCAACCGCGCCGGCGAGCGCCTGCTGGGCTACGACCGCGGCGAGCTCATCGGCAAGAACGACTACGACTTCTTCCCCAAAAAGGAAGCCGACTTCTTCACGAGCAAGGACCGGGACGTCATCGATAAAGGAGAACTCCTCGACATACCGGAGGAGCCGATCCAGACCAAGAACGGCCCGCGCCTGCTGCACACGAAGAAGATACCCATCCGCGACCAGGCCGGACGCAACGCGTTCCTGCTGGGCATATCCGAGGACATAACCGAGACCAGAAAGCGGGAACAGCAGATGCTCGAGGCGCAGAAATTGGAGTCCCTCGGCCGCCTGGCCGGCGGCATAGCCCACGAGTTCAACAACATACTGACCGGCATCATGGGATTCGCCAGCATGGTCAAGAGCTCGTTGGGGGAATCCCACCCCAGCAAAGACGATGTCGAAGAGATCATAGTCGCTTCCAGGCGCGCCGTCGACCTGGTCAGCCAGGTCCTGACTTTCAGCCGCCAGGTCCCGTCCCAAAAGAGCATCTTCAATCTCAACGAGCTCATAGAGCGCAACCTCAAGATGGTCAGGGCCGCGGTCGGCGAACGCATAAAGATCCAGCTCGACTTGGCATCCGACCTCCCGACTATCAACGCGAACTTCGCCCATATGGAGCAGGTCCTCCTCAATCTCTGCCTGAACTCCCGCGACGCCATGGCGGAGACCGGCTGCCTGCGCATCGAGACCCATGCCCGCAGGCTCGAATCCCCCCTGAGCTGCGCGCAGGGCTCCTTGCCCGGCGGGGCCTACGCGGTCTTGACGGTCGCCGACGACGGATCGGGCATCGCGCCTGAGGACCTCAAGCGTATCTTCGAGCCGTTCTTCACCACGAAAGCGGTCGGCCAAGGCACGGGACTGGGGCTCTCCATCTGCTACGGCATCATAAAGGAGCACGGCGGGTCCATAGACGCGAAAAGCGCGCTCGGCCGCGGCACGGCCGTCCAGGTCTATCTGCCGGCCTGCGCGCAGGCGCAGGCCGAGCCGGAGGCCCCGGCCGCGGCCGCGGCACACGTCAAGACCCGATCCCACCCGACGATACTGATCGCGGACGACGATGCGGTCATCCGGAGCATGCTTCAGAAGATCCTGCAGATGCAAGGCTTCACGGTCCTGGCCGCGCAAGACGGCGAGGAAGCCGTGGGATTGTTCCAGGCGCACATGGCGGAGGTGGACATCGTCCTGCTGGACGTGATCATGCCCAAGCTCGACGGGGTGGGCGCCTACGAACGCATCCGCGGGCTGCGTCCCGACACCAAGGTCGTCTTCATGAGCGGACACGCCACGGCGCAGGCCGAGGCCGTCATCCGCAGCCACCCCGGCGGCTTCATCTCCAAGCCCTTCCAGCCCGATGAATTGGCGCGCCGATTGCAGGAGGTCCTGAACGCATGAAAGGGCGTCTGCTCGTCGTCGACGATGAGCCGTCCATCCTGGCCGCCTTCTCGCGCTATTTCGGCGACCTGGGCTATGCGGTGACGCCGGTCTCCAGCGCCGAAGAGGCCCTGGCCGCGGCCAAACGAGAGCCGTTCGACTTCATCTTCCTCGACAACGTGCTTCCCGGCATGAGCGGCCTGCGGGCGATCCCGGAGCTCTCGCGCCGCAGCCGCGCCCCCATCCTGATGATGACCGCGCATTTCGATGAAGAGCTCAAAAAGGACGCCCTGCTGCTGGGCGCCGCCGACTTCCTGCCCAAGCCCCTCGACTTCGAGGCTTTGGCGCGGCGCCTCGCGACTCCGACTTCGGGGGCCTGAGCCCTAATCCTCGCCCAGTTCCGCGAGCGCGGCCGCGGCCGCGGCGCGCACGGCGAGATGGTCGTCGTCCTTGAGTTTTTTGAGGGTCAGGACGGCCCGCGCTCCGCCGAGCTGGCCCAGGCTGTGCGCGATGACCAGCCGCAAA
Protein-coding regions in this window:
- a CDS encoding response regulator gives rise to the protein MAKKQPLSRLAQIRECLLSLRGECDDDIQKVTELCGRLMGGDSAFYNRLEGPLLRTCAKWQAPPDLPATSPAEGHICCEVIRKGGAEPWVIRNLDQGPFAKDPNVSRYGLKTYMGHPVMYGGNGIGSLCVVFQRDHEPSAEDLELFGILAAALGAAERWRVTLEGLQEAKGFLDSIVENVPDMIFVKDAQDLRFVLFNRAGERLLGYDRGELIGKNDYDFFPKKEADFFTSKDRDVIDKGELLDIPEEPIQTKNGPRLLHTKKIPIRDQAGRNAFLLGISEDITETRKREQQMLEAQKLESLGRLAGGIAHEFNNILTGIMGFASMVKSSLGESHPSKDDVEEIIVASRRAVDLVSQVLTFSRQVPSQKSIFNLNELIERNLKMVRAAVGERIKIQLDLASDLPTINANFAHMEQVLLNLCLNSRDAMAETGCLRIETHARRLESPLSCAQGSLPGGAYAVLTVADDGSGIAPEDLKRIFEPFFTTKAVGQGTGLGLSICYGIIKEHGGSIDAKSALGRGTAVQVYLPACAQAQAEPEAPAAAAAHVKTRSHPTILIADDDAVIRSMLQKILQMQGFTVLAAQDGEEAVGLFQAHMAEVDIVLLDVIMPKLDGVGAYERIRGLRPDTKVVFMSGHATAQAEAVIRSHPGGFISKPFQPDELARRLQEVLNA
- a CDS encoding cache domain-containing protein; amino-acid sequence: MASIMALFAFAGVCFFSGPSFAAETAAEYQYQETKDVVALVEDAASLVEAKGEAAFLEFKKAESRWRHGSLYVFVMDTDGLMVEHPDPALEGKEQLGLMDLNGRPIFKGLMAAAADKRRDGGWFHYQWPEPGKSFPDWKSTFAKLAAAPSGKSYLIACGAYGMKMERAFVIDKVADAAAQIERDGKAAFDRLRSTAGEFRFKDTYVFVFAPDGTELVNPGFRNLEGRNLLELKDTQGQRPIRDMIDLAKGRGSGWVDYMWPKPGDYIPAQKSSYVRKARLGDGWVVVGCGVYLEGAAKAPAPAPSADARRIIRLVQDAAALLKEKGESAFPGFRKKGSRWFDGDTYLFVWDMAGKRIFHAADPSSEGQDVHDLKDVQGRPIGRMFLDTAAGAPGEGWVHYLYPKPGDIFPTWKSTFIKRVTFPSGRDHIVGCGVYNMRIEEEFLSGAVDAAAALIEKQGRDAFPALRDKNGPFIFLDTYVFVVAADGTELVVPAFPGLEGKNMMDFKDAAGKYAVREFIQAALAKGTAWVDYMWPKPGETAPSRKHTYVRKAAHGAETFIVGAGAYPF
- a CDS encoding response regulator, with the protein product MKGRLLVVDDEPSILAAFSRYFGDLGYAVTPVSSAEEALAAAKREPFDFIFLDNVLPGMSGLRAIPELSRRSRAPILMMTAHFDEELKKDALLLGAADFLPKPLDFEALARRLATPTSGA